A stretch of DNA from Syngnathus acus chromosome 1, fSynAcu1.2, whole genome shotgun sequence:
CGAGAGTGCTCCTCACCCGCTCCCTCACTTTGCACCTCCACCACGGCGGGCCGGCGTCAATGTGCACGCGcgtctttgtctttttgcatTACCCCATTGCAGCTGCGGGGTGCTTTTAATGACGCCATTTTCTCAATGGAGCAGCACAAAATGGAGTTGGGCACTCCCTCCGCATGGATTTGGAGGGGGGTTGTACTTTTTGGAATGTCAAGAAaacataatgaaaaaaaatcaaactacAACCCtttatagtaaaaaaaaagtaactttGCCAAAGGATAATTCAATTTGAcgtaaaaaaagtcattttgtccattttctctttctcttatTTAATAGAATACACGTGAAAGAACTAAcagcaaccaaaaaaaaaaaaaaaaacgtcaaaaAAACTTCAAACTTGCATCTTATCACGAGTCCTCTCTCTTTGTGTGACGTCAACAATCCCGTCAATGAAccgattttttaattttttttatttttcttttttcttccccttacCAAGCCCGGGTGCCCCTCTGGCTGTTGTGGGCCGGCAACGAGAGCCCCTGCAGGCCGCCTAAGCTGACGAAGGCGTTGGGGCAGCCTGCGAAGGAGGCCAGCCCCGGCGCCGAGGAGGCCAGCCCCGGCGCCGAGGAGGCCAGCCCGGGCGCCGAGGAGGCCAGCCCCAGCCCCGGCCTCGGCCCCGCCCCCGGGCCGCCGTATGCGCAGCTGGAGTTACTCTGGTGGTACGCGGGGCCTCCGTACGTGTAGGCCGGGTAGCCCCCCGCGTAACCGTACGGCGCAGCGGCGCTCGGATAGCCCGGAGTTGAGCCCCCGCTGCCGTGGCACGGCTTCCCGTCTCGGACGAGCACGGGCACGGCCACGCGCCTCGGCGGCGGAGTTGCGTGGGGCAGGCCTCCCGCTTCCACGGTCCTGGTTTGCCCCTGACGTTTGCATTTGTAGCGGCGGTTCTGGAACCAGATCTTGACCTGGTTGGAGGTGAGCTCGAGCGCCGCCGACAGGTGCTCCCGCTCGGGCGCCGACAGGTAGCGCTGCTGCTTGAAGCGGCGCTCCAGCTCCAGCACCTGCGCCTGCGAGAAGAGCACCCgcggccggcggcggcggctgcgcGGCCTCGGCTGGACCCCGTCCGAGGAAGCTTCGACCCGGGACGACGCAGTCTCCGCATGCTTGCCTAATAGACACATATAATCGCGAGTTTCACAAAATCTGTTGTGCACGtccactaaaaataaataaaaataataaatgctgTGTTGAATTTAGTGCGTTTCGTTTCGTCAATGGCTGCACAAAATAAACCCATGCATGCATCTGCATGGAAAATCATCCAGAAGCGTTATTTAAGTAAATCTACTTTCCAAAAATATGTCGagtaaattcaacacaaacttttttttttgtctacatCCACTCAAATTTACAAACGAAGGCAAtcataaagtaaaaaaaaaaaaaagcacaatcgtggggaaaataaaatccacaaTCCGCGTCACTAAAAAGTGGTTCCAAAAGAAAAcgatttgtaaaaaaaaaaaaaaaagtgtattgaATTGACATCGTGTTAAACGTAAATAACACTTAATTTAGcgcaaaaacacaaacgtgCGTGTGCAGATCATCATTTGTGATTCCAAATGATTTTAGTCCAAAAGTCGCAGCACCTTATCTCGTCCGCctcctgtttttcttttgactgCACGTTTGAACTTGATGCATGTGTTTTtgcctctctttttttccagtgcaGGCGCTTAACAATGGGGTGAACGGAAGACCTTTGGAAACTGTAAGTACAGCTTTGCTATAGCTatctttctttgcttttggaaAAACGCACGGCGGCTTTGCCGTAGACAAATATGAAGTGACGCAGCAAGCCAGCCAGCTCGCTTCTTTGCCCGACACAAATGGAAGGCACTTAGCCATAGAGAAGGGGCGCCTTCCTTCGCCTTGTTATtcgttttgattgattgaatatttcaaTGATTTGATAGCCTGTGACAAAGATATTGCTCCTTTCCCCCAATGGCGACCATTTATGCTCAACTTCCTTCCAATATTGCAATATTCAAAAGATGATAGCTACGCCTTTCGAGCTTTCTTTTCATGGACATGCATGTGGGCCATCTTCACGCGTGACATGCATGTGGCCCGCGTGTCATATACAACCTTCATTTTTCACTACTCCCGATGATAAATCAACATGAAATATTTGAGTAGATGAAGGAAAATATGAGGCCGCACTACGATGATGCGTTGTGCATGAGGACGTGTCAAAAGTGCACGACCTTCGTGTTCAATGCGGCTGCTTAGTTGTTGGCTGTGCGTGGAAAAGTGCTATACGTGGCCCGTGCATGCGCGACTCTCATTGAAGTGGCTTCCCTTTCCTTTTCCGCGTCTGCCGCGCAAAAGTCGACTTACTGCTCTTCTGCTGGTCCATGTCTTGGGGGGTCCCCAGCCGTCCCCCCCGGTGCGTCCCGGGGTAGCCGTCCGGGGTCAGTCCGCTTCCCGCCTCgccgtcttcctcctcctgctcctcgtcctcctccggGTCTCCGACGAGCCGCGTGAGCTCAGGGTCCAAGAAAGGCATCGGTGGCGCCGGGGCGCTGTCCCGGGCCAGCGCGCCGGAGGGCGGCGGGACGCTGTGGGCCGTGTGGACGGGGGGGTAGTCCCGTCCCGATCTCAAGATGTCTTTGACGGAGAAAGGCGTGGAGCTCTGGAGCATCATCGTCATCGTCAACATTTTCAACGGCCTCCCCAAGCCCGGGCGGCCGTGCACGGGTGCGAGCGAGGGAGTCCGCCCGAACGCACCAAAACTGGGAATTAAGGCcgcggagggaggggggggggttgtgttCAAAGGACGGACCAATCACAAAAAATCCACATGCTTttgaaaagtgtgtgtgcgcgcgcgtgtgtgtgtgtgttgtgaggAAGCAACCTGCTCCTTGTGATGGTTTCAGCCacttttgttcttcttttccATGCATGCATCTTTCCACGTGTTTCTTAATCTTCATGTggttgttccccccccccccccccgcttgaGTTTGCGTTCCATTAAGTCTTTGCTTGGGTTCCTCTTGATTCTATTTTCTGCTCCAAGTGGCTTTGGTTCCACTTGGTGATTTGCTTGACCTTGGGCTCTCTGGTTCCAGCCTTATAGATTCCTTTGGTTCTGTGTGATTCTGTGCTCGGTTCTGCGGTTGGGCTGGCTCAGCTCGCTTGTAAGAGATGGGAAGACAAAAAATGGACGTTCTGTTCATACTATTGTGAATACAAAtaacgtgcatgtgtgttgcttgtgtgtgtccgtgtgttggttttgtgtgAGCGCGTGAAGAAAATATCTAGGAAAGGTGACACCTCTTGTCTGCTGTCATTCTTGGAGGCGCCATGCAGACTTGgtcttcttttttcccccttttcccTTCTCCGGGCTGAAATCATCTGCAGCCGTCCACACGGCAgcagaaaggaagaaaaaaaagatctgttTCAACATGAGCCGTAAGAACACAAAAATCGATTCTAAAGCAACATTTCCATTCTTTGCGATAGGAATTTATAAAATGcagcttttatttgatttgttgtcAATAAAAAAGTAGGTACAAATCACCACGGTTTATATTTCCTATTTCATTCTAGACATGCATTTTGCAATGTGATTCTGTTTTTGACTTGAATGTgatatacaaataaatggGAGTCGTCATACGCTTTGAATGATTGTGACGAACGCAATTGAATGATatagaagggaaaaaatgtttacacataatgttcattttttttggaccAACTTTTTGGTCTTCAACTTGTAcaacaaaacagcaaatagAACTTGGAAATGATCTTGGCCGCATCGTGTCAAAAAGTACAGCCGAAAATAATGGAGCAGTTTTCTCGATAGCTTTCACTTTTACGCACTTTGTTCAATTCGTTATTTGCAAAGTTTAAAGTCTGCCATTGGAGTTGGACGAGTTGGAATCGAAACGAACATGCTGCAGAGGCCCTCGCAAAGTCGTGCGGAGGAGACACCGAAAAAAGGCGCTCAGcagaaaatgttgatttgttGACGTTTGGAAAGGTACAATTAGGAATAAGACAAATCTCGACAGTATTTGGAAAACTCCAGAATTTAAGATCAATGATGGCAAGTTACACATTGAGGACAGGAATTAAAATGAATCTATTCTTTTGTCTTAAAGTCAAATACTAAATTGGTTTGATGAAGGAAAATGCACTGTTGTACATTTGTCGTTTGTATGTGAAAACTTAACATGGATGCAATGTTGCTGTTTTGGGGtctaaagtgtgtgtgtgtgtgtgcgtgtgtgtgtgtgtgcgcgtgtgtgatGTGTGCGCTCGCTCGCGCTTGTTTGGTTCACATGTGTTACGCGTGTGTGATTGCGCCTGTCTCTGTCAGGTGAGCAGCTAAACGTCATGTGAGTGCTAATAAGAAGCTTGTAATTGATCTCGTAATGAGCTGGCAGGACTTAGTGGCAACAAGGAGGCTGCATCCACGCATGCATGACGCAGCCATAATATCAGGATAACTTGATACACAACTCTGAACAAAAAGTGCTGAAATGCGAGCTAGCGTTCTGACTCGCTCGATATGTTCCAAGTCATCTTGACATGTGAGATGCATGGGCGCACTTTTaaacctgcacacacacacccacgcaaATCGCCTCTGGTGCGGGGATGATAACAGAAAGAATGATCTAAAACGGGGTTTTTTTCTCTACATTTGACACACCACAGAGACGagttgtgtgtgcatgtgtgtgtctgtgtgtgactgtgttgtgtgtgtgtgcgcacgcgtacaattgtgtgtgtgttgtgtttactGACATTTGCTCGGGACCTTGTTGACCTGTGCCGGATTAGCAGCTCatcataacacacacacacacacacaaacactgcgTGCATTGTGGGAGTACAACAGGTCACCACATGCGATTGAacatgtaaacacacacagacaaacacctcagcaatgtaGCAGGACCCACGTCATGCACAGGCCTGTTCTGCAAGCGTGCGTGTTTGCGTGCAtttgccatccatccatccatccatccagccagccatccatccagccagccagccagccagccagccattcATTTTGTGACGTATGCAAGGCTTCACCAAACTTACCATCAAATATTATCATGGTACATATGCTAGTATAAATAATCAGCAGTGTGTATTAGCATCTTTTACGAGTCGGGTATATGCACCTTAGCATGCCATCAGCATTGCATTTGCTTCTTCTCACTTATTTCACTGGTTCTCATCACGCTCAATGTCTGTACTTGATATACAGCATTTATTCTGCTCTTTAAAATGTCAGTCAGAAGAAGGTGTGTGCCTTGCCACCTCTCGGCGggcgtgttggtaaaaatgacgCTAGCAGCATGCATTTAGTTTCATATGTTAGCGTTGCGTGTTAGCATTGACTGCACGTGCGCATCCTACTGTGCCTTACCGTGGATGGTAAACGACTCAATTGTGGAGTTGGCTCTGCTTCATGTTGACCGATCGCCATTTTGGCTTCCCCACAATGAATGCAGATGTGGGacctttgtattttatttacgggagcttataataataataataacaaatggtGTCCACGGGCGGGCTCCGTCACGCTGTTTACTTCCTTGACGACACGCTGCTGATTTAGGAATAGGAAAGGTGGGTCGTCCGTCCTCGGGCGGGGGTCATCTGTCATAAACAGCGCCGAACCAGTGTATACGtgctcaagtgtgtgtgcgtgtgcgtgcgtgcgtgtgtggtgAAAGCGCACTTCCTGCCGCAGGGGCACAAATAACTTGTGGCCTCTCCCAGGCAATGGCATCTACAAGACTACGACAATTCCTGAATGTAAACATAGCACAAAGTATGTCCACTCCACATTGCCTCTGGCGTGGCCGTGGGTGCTGTTTATGTGTACACAGCAACACGGATCGCTTCCTGCCACAGATCATCTcgattttacacacacacacacacacacacacacacacttgtgtaaATCAGCGCGTTGTGCGCTCACTGGTGACGGGAGGCTGACAAAGTCCAGAGCTCAGGCCACAAAGTGACATTAATGGGAGAAAAGGTGCTGTTAGGTCCCACTTCCAGAAGAATCTTCTCAACATAAGGGTGCTCCCCCCTCAATTTCATCCAGTCTATCTACGGCAGCAAAATGCTGCCAAAAGGGCTCCCGTTTGCACCTGCCCAAATCAAGTGGATCTGCTCAAAAGACAGCAAGAAGTCCAGAGTAAAGAAAATCTAGCAATTAGGTTTCTTGCTTTGGGATCCTCAAAGACTCCATCATCCTGGTCTTTGAAATGAGACCTGAAAATAGCGTCGGCTCGCTTGTGTTTGCGGAGAGCAAAATGGCAGGAAGGACACTTTGGGCTGCTTTCTCATGCGTGTCGGATGGACTTAAGGCATGTCTGTTGACCTCTGTTAGCCTTGCTTGTTTGGACTTTGTAGGTTTAGGTGGCCTCGGGGGAACAATGAATCTTCACGCAAGTACTCATCAGTGTGTGCCATAGCAGCAACGGGCTGAAAGTGGAAGCCATTCATCAAACACTTCAGAACGTCTGACACACCTGAATGTTTAG
This window harbors:
- the LOC119121475 gene encoding homeobox protein Nkx-2.3-like, translating into MLTMTMMLQSSTPFSVKDILRSGRDYPPVHTAHSVPPPSGALARDSAPAPPMPFLDPELTRLVGDPEEDEEQEEEDGEAGSGLTPDGYPGTHRGGRLGTPQDMDQQKSSKHAETASSRVEASSDGVQPRPRSRRRRPRVLFSQAQVLELERRFKQQRYLSAPEREHLSAALELTSNQVKIWFQNRRYKCKRQGQTRTVEAGGLPHATPPPRRVAVPVLVRDGKPCHGSGGSTPGYPSAAAPYGYAGGYPAYTYGGPAYHQSNSSCAYGGPGAGPRPGLGLASSAPGLASSAPGLASSAPGLASFAGCPNAFVSLGGLQGLSLPAHNSQRGTRAW